The window cctgtaATCAAGCCCCTGTTGGGTTTcacgcccagcgtggagcctaatttttaaaaagaaagaaaggggaaaaaaaaaaaaaagaaagaaaatcatccaTTGGATCAGGCAACCAAGACCTCTAAGCGATCCGTGGATCCTTCCGAGGGCATttgtggggaagagaggggatGGGAGACCGGTCAGAAGAGGGGTGCTGAGTAAACCTGAGTCCAGATCTTTCCCAAGCCCCCACACTTCCCCGAGCTCCCCAACAACCTACTTGGATGTGTCCCAGGCATTTCAGAAGCAACCTGCCCCAAACTGACTGCCTCCCCCTCATCTTCCCCCTCCTTCCGTTCTTCTCATCTGAGTAACAGCACCTCCAACCACTAGGTGTATAAACAGGAAGCCTCCTGCTCATTTCACCCTTACATCCAATCCATTAGCAGTTCCTATCGGTACGACCCTCAAAATATATCCTGCATCGGACCCTTTCCACCACCTCTTCCACCCTAAGCCAAGCCAGCACCATCATCTCATCCCTGGCCTTCCCGACTGGCCTGTGGCCACCCTGGCTTCTTCCAGATCTTTTAAGCGCCCTGGGTtaagtgggttgagcatccaactcttggtttgggctcagatcatcatctcgcggtttcatgagttcgagccccaagtcaggattctctctctctctgcccctcctcctgtctCTAAATAGATAAATCCGTAAAAATTACATGTATAAAAGGGCCTAGCCTTCTCTTACTTGAAACCTTTCAACAACTCACTGTTGCTCTACAGATTTCAAGCGCTTTACTACTCCCTGCAAGGCCTGCAAGGAGTACCTGGGGGCCCTCATCACTACCCATCAGCCACATGGTTTTTGCTCTGTCTCCAACCACCCTCCCCCCTGCCTGATTTTCTCCTGCCTCAATGATTTTGGACTGCTCCTTTCTAGCCCGTTTCGCCAGCTTGTCTTTCCACCTAGGACATGCTTCCCCTCCAACTCTGTACCTGGTTAGCTCCAGCTTCAATGGGACCTCCTCTGTGAGGCCTTCCCATCGGAGGGGGGGGACACACCCTCCACGACCCCACTGTCCCGCTGCCTCCCTGCTCTTTTCCTGCGCGTTCAGAGCACAACTCACAACCATCCATTTGTATGCTGAGCTGTTAAAGCCCGTTTTTACTACTTTGAAACTCGGCCCACACAGATCGTGGAGCCCCACTCTGCCCCACCttccccacctctgtctctgtttgtgGTCTCCTCCACAACAgagtcttctttttaagtttatttatttaaaaaaatttttgttaatgtttatttttgagagagagagtgcacgagcgcgagcaggggaggggcagagggagaggaagtcacagaatcagaagcaggctattggctctgagctgttagcacagagcctgacgtggggctcaaactcacagaccgcgagttcatgacctgagccgaaatagggcgcttcaccgactgagccacccaggtgcccctaagtttatttatttttttggggggggggaggggcagagagagagaggaagacacagaatgggaagctggctcctggctctgagctgtcagcacagagcctgatgtggggctcgaactcacggaccacgagatcatgccctgagctgagacaggacgcttaaccaaccgagccacccaggttcccctcagtttgtttttgagctagaggaagagagagtgcagagagtggaagagggagacagaatcccaaccctgctcagtgctgtcagtgcagagcccgacgcagggctcgatcccatgaaccgtgagatcatgacctgatctgagatcaagagttgggcgcttaatggactgagccacccaggcggccccgcAACAGAGCTCTTTTAAGGATCATCTCAAGCACTGAAGCCTTTTATGCGCCCCCCATACATGAAGATCTGTCCCTGCGTTGAACCCCAAAGAATTTTGTAACTAATGGCACTACTCCTGAGCTGCCTTGCCTTAACTCTGACTTCTAGAgtgaatgttcaataaatgtgtggCCTGGCAGGCCTGAAAACTTTACCCtacagtaaccctcagttctaGTGGGCAGCAGAACCGCATGGTGACTTGGGCCCAAAGAGTGCTTCCGAAAGATTCTGCAGTATTTCCAACATTCTTTAGGACTCTGACGCCCACCGGTTTCAGAACCTCCTAACGAGCTAATCTCGAATGAACAGAATCCCCAGACCCAAGATTCAGtctcaggaaagggaaggagtCCAGAGGTGGACAATGCTTACCCTTCTTTCTCCACGAGGTTAGACGAACAAAGACTCGagttctttatttgcctttccctTTTAATCCCCTCCCTGCTCCAACTCTTAAAGAAGTACCCAGCAATCAATTACAAAGAAGTTCAAAGGGCCAAGGCAAGCCAGCCCAAGATTAACAGGCTCCCTCCCACGGGGGCCAAAGTCTGGATGCTGGGGTCTCCACTCAGAGCCTGGTAGTAAAAGCTGGTGCAGAATAAGGTGGTTCCAGAGGCTAGCAGTAACCCGGCCTGAAGGAGATACAAGAATACAGGCCAGTAAGAACAGGGCGGACGGAGGGAGCTGGTGGGGCACGGTCAGGGTTGGGCATGGGGGTAGGATTACCCAGAGGGGCTTTCTGCAATGGGGCACCCCTAACAGAGCCAGGCTGTGTAAGAAGTGGTGTTTGTTGGCCTTGTCGAAGAGCTGTAAGAAAAAGAGACATggaaggcggggtgggggaagacaCTTCCTAAGCAACGCTGGTGCCTGCATCCCGTGGGGGCACATCGGAAAAAGTTCGTCCCCCCGCTAAAGTCCCGGCTCGCCTGTCCCACCAGCACCCACGGCACATGCTCGCCGCCCTCGGtgctccgcccctcccctacttcccTCAGCGACCCCAGACTTGGGGCGCTCCTAGACCCGGAAGCTGGGCAGCCCCAAGTCCCTTCACCTCCTTCCCGTAGGCATCCGGGAACTGGGCGCCTGTAGAAGGAGAGGCAAAGGTTACCAGTCCGAGCACCTGCCTCCACCGCCCCGACTCCCGGGTGGAGGGAGGGCCCAGGGAGGGCCCAGGTGGGTGCCCCCAGAAGGCGTCTCATTGGTGGAAACGCACATGGGCGCTTCTGGGGACCAAACTGGACCAGGCAGAGGGCTGTCCGGTGGAGGGGAAAGCCGGCACTTCCCATAGACCCCGCCCCTGCACCAGACCCCGAAAGTCGACCCCAGCCCCCTGACCGTGCGCCCCGTAGGAGGCCAAGCCTAAGGCCCCGGCTCCGGACAAGGCGCCCAAGCGGCGGAAAGCAGCCCCCGGCCCGGCCATGGCAGTGGATGGTCACGCGCCGGAGGAACACCGCCCAGGCCACCCAAGAGGCCAGCCAATCCCAATCTCCCATGCAAATAATGTCCAAAAGTGCCCAATCCGGGACGTGTTCATTCCAGCGTCCAGGTCCTCACCCGGGTACTTGCGCCTTTGTAAAAGCTCTGCTGAGTGGCGAAGCCGCGTGGCGGGCGGAGAAACAAGAACCAATCAGGGTCGGAGGAGCGGAGCAGTGAGGGGCGGGGCGCGGAGGCGGGACTAGAGGATTTGCGTCACGGATTGGCCCACTTTCAAAGTTGATCGCTCCTTCCGAtacctacccccacccccccacctccggcCAATTTCCAAAGATCCCGGTCCCCACGCGGAGTTCCGCCCCTTTCCCCACTGGCTCCTCCTTTTCAGCTTTAAACCAGGCCTACTCTCACAAGGAGGCGGCCGCTCGGGTAACCAAGCCCCACCCACCGCCGTCAAAACCCCGCCCACTGTCGAGATGGCCCCTCCCACGGATCCAAGGCCCCGCCCTCTTCGTGTGATGCCCCGCCCCCTTGAGttcaccctccccctcccccccccccgcccccgcccccaacccacCAACCGCGGGAGCCTGGAGGGTGGGAGACCCGGTGGGGGCGATGTCTCCACCCTGCCCCGGCCCGCTTCGTCCATCCGTCGGTCTGTCCGCTCCCGCCCCCTTCTCCCGTCTCCAATCCCCCCACACTCTGGAgggcgggcgggcaggcgggTACGAGCGAGGGGTGTGCGCCGCTCTCTccgcagggggcgggggaggcggccGCGCGGTGACGCGCGGGGCTGCTGCGGCTGCTCCGCCGGCGGATCATCACTCTCGGGCTGGGATGGACGCGGGGCGGGCGGGCCCCGGCGCGCGGAGCCAGGAGTCCGGGCCTCCTGGCTGCTGAGCGTCTCCCGAAGCCTCCCCTTTACCCCCGCTGCCCCTCCTAGGAGCCCTGCcgacccccaccccggggctccAGACCCGGCTCCCGCCCTCCTCTGACTCCCTGGAcctccccctcccgcccgcccTCGGGATCGACTagatccctccccctccccgagGATTCCGGCTGGATCCCTGCCCCTGCACCGCGGATCCTGCGCTCCCGGGCTCCGGGCCCCTGGGGATTGCCGTGGACACCTCCTCCCGCACCCGATCCCTTAGGATCTTCCGCCTGTACCACCTTCTGGTCCCTCGAAGCCGGCCCACGGAGCCAGTGGATCCCCAATCCAGTCCTGTCTCGTTGCCCCCTCTTCGCTCCGCCGGCCCCACTGCGGGGTTCCCTGTTCTCGGGTTCCTCCTGACCCCATCCCCTACCTCTCCTTTCCCCGGGGATCGACTGgatcccggccccgccccccggggctGGGGCgatccccctcccccgcccggtgAGGCGCTGCGGGCGGGGG of the Neofelis nebulosa isolate mNeoNeb1 chromosome 16, mNeoNeb1.pri, whole genome shotgun sequence genome contains:
- the TMEM256 gene encoding transmembrane protein 256, with translation MAGPGAAFRRLGALSGAGALGLASYGAHGAQFPDAYGKELFDKANKHHFLHSLALLGVPHCRKPLWAGLLLASGTTLFCTSFYYQALSGDPSIQTLAPVGGSLLILGWLALAL